The Hymenobacter swuensis DY53 genome includes the window AAAGCACCAACGAGCTGGAGCGCCTGCAGAAGCTGCTGGTAGAAACGCCCGCGCTGCGCCTCGAAATTTCGGGCCACACCGATAACGTGGGCAAGGCCGAATACAACAAGGACCTCTCGCAGCGCCGCGCCAAAGCCGTGGTGGATTACCTCGTGGCCAAAGGCATCGACAAGAGCCGCCTGACCTTCGCCGGCTACGGCGACACCCAGCCAGTGGCCTCCAACGCCTCCAAAACCGGCCGGCAACTGAACCGGCGGACGGAGTTTAAGGTAACGGGTAAGTAGATTTATTCTCACAATCAGCCTGTTAACCTACTTAAAAACAGCATATCACTTTGCTTACACCTTTTTCATGCTCCCTGCTTCGTTAGTTAGATTTTCACTTGGGATATGTGTTACCGGGCTCTTTAGCGCCTGTGGAAAAGACCAGGAGCCCGAAAAGCCATTAGTGTATACTACCGTAAAAACCTTGGCCGGTAACGGTATCGACGGGTTTGCGAATGGCCTTGGCACAATAGCCCAGTTTAACGGACCAGAAGGGGCGGCGGTAGATAACCAGGGCAACGTGTATGTGGCTGATACCGGCAATAACTGTATCCGAAAAATCACTCCGACTGGAGAAGTAACTACGCTGGCAGGTGGCAGTGCTGAAGGGTTTGTAAACGGCCCGGCGGCTTCGGCCCGGTTCTATGGCCCCATTGATGTGGCCCTTGATGGCGGCGGCAATCTGCTTGTGGCCGATTACGCTAACCATTGCATCCGAAAGATTACGCCAGCAGGCGTAGTAAGCACGTTTGCTGGTACTGGGGTAGCAGGCTATACCGATGGCAACGCCAGCAAAGCTCAATTCAACGGGCCAAGTGGTCTAACCGTGGATGAGCAGGGTACTGTGTACGTAGCCGACGGCGAAAATTACTGCATCCGGAAGATTACGGCTGC containing:
- a CDS encoding NHL repeat-containing protein: MLPASLVRFSLGICVTGLFSACGKDQEPEKPLVYTTVKTLAGNGIDGFANGLGTIAQFNGPEGAAVDNQGNVYVADTGNNCIRKITPTGEVTTLAGGSAEGFVNGPAASARFYGPIDVALDGGGNLLVADYANHCIRKITPAGVVSTFAGTGVAGYTDGNASKAQFNGPSGLTVDEQGTVYVADGENYCIRKITAAGIVSTLAGNGTRGFADGPGSTAQFRGPEGLVLDRKGTLYVADFAGYRIRKVTTNGTVSTVAGTGIRGYADGAGNTAQFAAPTGVTFDSQGNLYVADTGNNCVRKITPAGEVSTVAGTRTMGFADGTVDKAQFINPSGLTIDTKGTLYLTEYGHRIRTITPE